The Candidatus Thermoplasmatota archaeon genome includes a region encoding these proteins:
- a CDS encoding DUF835 domain-containing protein codes for MDRHALQHFCIVVFLTLLVSLFLSVVSAQGNRIIVTTDVEMIGTTGLSGGGHIYFTAVGAEALDLREKILYRYDDGDGVIEVDEAFAYSQDVQDYLERPPSGAYGTDYRYGRIKEVTLDEGNSEPGVQQSSSGLVGSDASTTGSLSITHRFTMETNQARRTYVQDEIAIARAFYDVFSVNLTTDFETVLGPYLYFPWPNPGGTLYAGNVTTWMYENDTRMVMDSEYLRLNSSTECILNFSYTGNVANGGDYLAFLTSVDGVNWNEIYNLSVSNGTSSWIPVSLDLTEDHAGTEFFLRLLFKSDSVNNAEGFRLNDLAVIAPSTYEGSIEMHHTDYLLGLTSFQDVAANKGTVHIIRTPGGMILSYTSDFDYAASGQDKTVFVDFDVFENPQILFILIFILTYAMLSAQNKSYMVFKMAHPRRYRAGAVKIKWLHILGKVFVLLYIIFYFFPSLLVFVGAGVYLTGLFMWIFTIATFVAMVVMTKVMYDRKTMMIPPAVEEEDIHITVEGAAVSEPEAPPPPPVHSTLACTVCMDEITSLREAVRCKCGQIYHKSCATKVATCPACGNDLEVDEEEEKKMTTAKCSSCSEVVLIEEGADLMRTMCENCGSALKVVEPGYNHLVVGDTPTVAYEQFNSLMKKNLAGLIISTTYPEKLKREIPIENVELYWLTDTSSDFQTLDPKRLDFEIMRAISNFVKKSEGGVILLDGLEYLAVENGFEVSLKFIKKVNDLCSINDATLVVPITPLSLAQDQLSMLKKEFDRVEDVTGP; via the coding sequence ATGGACCGCCACGCTCTCCAGCACTTCTGCATTGTTGTATTCCTGACCCTTCTTGTCTCACTCTTCCTCAGCGTCGTTTCCGCCCAGGGGAACCGCATCATCGTGACCACGGACGTGGAGATGATCGGGACCACGGGCCTCTCTGGTGGAGGGCACATCTACTTCACGGCGGTTGGCGCCGAGGCCCTCGACCTCAGGGAGAAGATACTCTACCGCTATGATGACGGTGACGGAGTGATCGAGGTGGACGAGGCCTTCGCTTACTCGCAAGACGTCCAGGACTACCTGGAGAGACCGCCCTCGGGGGCGTACGGCACCGACTACAGATACGGACGCATCAAGGAGGTGACCCTGGATGAGGGGAACTCGGAACCGGGAGTGCAGCAAAGCTCGAGCGGGCTCGTGGGCTCGGACGCGAGCACGACGGGGAGCCTCAGCATCACGCACAGGTTCACCATGGAGACCAACCAGGCCAGGAGGACCTACGTTCAGGACGAGATAGCGATCGCCCGAGCGTTCTATGACGTGTTCTCAGTCAACCTGACGACCGATTTCGAGACGGTATTGGGACCGTACTTGTACTTCCCGTGGCCCAACCCCGGGGGAACGCTCTACGCTGGCAATGTGACGACATGGATGTACGAGAACGACACGAGGATGGTCATGGACTCCGAGTACCTCCGATTGAATTCCTCGACCGAATGCATCCTCAATTTCAGCTACACTGGAAACGTCGCCAACGGAGGAGACTACCTTGCCTTCCTCACGAGCGTGGACGGTGTGAACTGGAACGAGATATACAACCTGTCGGTTTCCAATGGCACATCCAGCTGGATCCCTGTGAGCCTCGACCTGACAGAGGACCACGCGGGAACGGAGTTCTTCCTCAGATTGCTCTTCAAGTCTGATTCCGTCAATAACGCGGAGGGCTTCAGACTCAACGACCTCGCCGTCATTGCGCCGAGCACATACGAGGGCAGCATTGAGATGCACCACACGGACTACCTGCTCGGCCTCACGAGCTTCCAAGACGTGGCCGCGAACAAGGGGACCGTGCACATCATCCGCACGCCTGGCGGGATGATCCTCTCGTACACGTCGGACTTCGACTACGCCGCCAGCGGCCAGGACAAGACCGTCTTCGTCGACTTCGACGTCTTCGAGAACCCGCAGATCCTGTTCATACTCATCTTCATCCTGACCTACGCCATGCTGTCGGCCCAGAACAAGTCATACATGGTCTTCAAGATGGCGCACCCGAGGCGCTATCGGGCGGGAGCTGTCAAGATCAAGTGGCTCCACATCCTCGGCAAGGTCTTCGTCCTGCTCTACATCATCTTCTATTTCTTCCCCTCCCTCCTCGTCTTCGTCGGCGCTGGGGTATACCTCACGGGGTTGTTCATGTGGATCTTCACTATCGCGACCTTCGTAGCGATGGTCGTCATGACGAAGGTGATGTACGACAGGAAGACGATGATGATACCGCCAGCCGTGGAGGAAGAGGACATACACATCACTGTGGAGGGAGCGGCCGTCAGCGAGCCGGAGGCGCCGCCACCGCCGCCGGTCCACTCGACCCTGGCGTGCACGGTCTGCATGGACGAGATCACGAGCCTCAGGGAGGCCGTCCGCTGCAAGTGCGGGCAGATCTACCACAAGAGCTGCGCCACGAAGGTGGCCACTTGCCCGGCGTGCGGGAACGACCTGGAGGTCGACGAGGAAGAGGAGAAGAAGATGACCACGGCGAAGTGCAGCTCCTGTTCCGAGGTGGTCCTCATCGAGGAGGGCGCCGACCTGATGAGGACGATGTGCGAGAACTGCGGTTCGGCACTCAAGGTCGTGGAGCCGGGCTACAACCACCTAGTGGTGGGCGACACGCCGACGGTGGCGTACGAGCAGTTCAACAGCCTGATGAAGAAGAACCTGGCGGGGCTGATCATCTCGACGACCTACCCGGAGAAGCTGAAGAGGGAGATACCGATCGAGAACGTCGAGCTGTACTGGCTGACGGACACGAGCTCGGATTTCCAGACCCTTGACCCGAAGAGGCTGGACTTCGAGATAATGAGGGCCATAAGCAACTTCGTGAAGAAGTCCGAGGGCGGCGTGATACTCCTGGACGGCCTGGAGTACCTCGCTGTGGAGAACGGGTTCGAGGTTTCGCTCAAGTTCATAAAGAAGGTGAACGACCTCTGCTCGATCAACGACGCGACTCTGGTCGTCCCCATAACCCCGCTGTCGTTGGCACAGGACCAGCTGTCGATGCTGAAGAAGGAGTTCGACAGGGTGGAGGACGTCACAGGTCCTTAG
- a CDS encoding TrmB family transcriptional regulator, which translates to MEVGDVDLMEEYDKIVGVLHTLGLSNYEARVYIALVAHGFGDAETIAGTARIPRTSSYKALQSLCSKGFAFSTSGRPSVYKPELPERMKKKILGEVSDAFDKLSLVHEIARDKGEPQLVFTITGKSRVIDKIGELVDKSSEKFVVATPTFSEIREAHMKRLEAAIRRGIRVIVITEPGQKVPEGAEVHFRKGLIATDIIVDGSEALLASPDLNACGFTDNPYLARHLEDFLSIMISHGRE; encoded by the coding sequence ATGGAAGTCGGTGACGTTGACCTGATGGAGGAGTACGACAAGATAGTCGGCGTGCTCCATACGCTGGGCCTCTCCAATTACGAGGCGAGGGTCTACATAGCTCTCGTCGCACACGGATTCGGCGATGCCGAGACGATCGCGGGCACCGCCAGGATCCCCCGGACCTCGTCCTACAAGGCGCTCCAGTCGCTCTGCTCGAAGGGGTTCGCCTTCTCCACGTCCGGAAGGCCGTCCGTCTACAAGCCGGAACTTCCCGAGAGGATGAAGAAGAAGATACTCGGCGAGGTGTCCGACGCCTTCGACAAGCTGAGCCTGGTGCACGAGATCGCACGCGACAAGGGCGAGCCTCAGCTGGTCTTCACGATCACAGGCAAGAGCAGGGTCATCGACAAGATCGGCGAGCTCGTGGACAAGTCCTCCGAGAAGTTCGTCGTCGCCACCCCGACGTTCTCCGAGATAAGGGAGGCTCACATGAAGAGGCTGGAGGCGGCGATCCGAAGGGGGATCAGGGTGATCGTCATCACGGAGCCTGGGCAGAAGGTGCCCGAGGGCGCCGAGGTCCACTTCCGGAAGGGGCTGATCGCCACGGACATCATCGTGGACGGTAGCGAGGCCCTCCTCGCGAGCCCGGACCTGAACGCCTGCGGGTTCACGGACAATCCCTATCTCGCGAGGCATCTGGAGGACTTCCTCTCCATAATGATATCACACGGGCGGGAATGA
- a CDS encoding NAD(P)/FAD-dependent oxidoreductase, protein MEFDVLVVGAGPTGCLIARRLCSDGFSVAVVEEHREIGEPVQCSGLVTKRVLEFATDERTVLGRLKGAHLFSPGGHRITIGGTDERAVVLDRAMFDRGLAEAASRAGAEMLLDTQAIAAKRSSDGVTVTLTHSKETKKAKCKILVGADGVKSRVARWFDLSQPEITVSGFQAEMFGGELDEDMVSLYVGNEVAPGFFAWVVPAGDAVRVGLCVREGSAFEHFERFLANPLVSEMLKGAEPLSYQAGMIPFGLSKRTVDDNVVIVGDAACQVKATSGGGLYTGLVSAEECAKALVDALESKDCSRASLSAYQKAWFERVGAEVKRGLLLHRAFARLSDKQFETIFGLIDREDILDIITKKGDMDYPSKIGWRLVKKEPRLLKFASPALRALFC, encoded by the coding sequence ATGGAATTCGACGTCTTGGTTGTTGGCGCGGGACCGACTGGATGCCTGATCGCCAGACGGCTCTGCAGTGATGGCTTCTCTGTCGCCGTTGTCGAGGAGCACAGGGAGATAGGCGAACCCGTCCAGTGCTCGGGGCTCGTCACGAAGCGCGTTCTCGAGTTCGCGACCGATGAGAGGACCGTCCTCGGCCGCCTGAAGGGGGCGCACCTCTTCTCCCCGGGCGGGCACAGGATAACGATCGGTGGGACCGACGAGAGGGCCGTCGTCCTGGACAGGGCCATGTTTGACCGAGGACTGGCGGAGGCCGCATCCCGGGCGGGGGCGGAGATGCTTCTGGACACTCAGGCGATCGCCGCAAAGAGGTCGTCCGATGGGGTCACGGTGACGCTCACTCACTCCAAGGAGACGAAGAAGGCTAAGTGCAAGATCCTGGTCGGCGCCGACGGGGTCAAGTCCAGGGTGGCGAGGTGGTTCGACCTGTCGCAGCCCGAGATCACGGTCTCAGGGTTCCAGGCCGAGATGTTCGGCGGGGAGCTCGACGAGGACATGGTGAGCCTCTACGTGGGCAACGAGGTCGCGCCTGGATTCTTCGCATGGGTCGTGCCCGCGGGCGACGCGGTCCGCGTGGGTCTGTGCGTCAGGGAGGGCAGCGCCTTCGAGCATTTCGAGAGGTTCCTCGCGAACCCCCTGGTCTCGGAGATGCTCAAGGGGGCGGAGCCCCTTTCCTATCAGGCGGGGATGATCCCCTTCGGCCTCTCCAAGAGGACGGTGGACGACAACGTCGTGATAGTCGGGGACGCGGCCTGTCAGGTCAAGGCAACGAGCGGCGGGGGACTCTACACGGGCCTCGTCTCTGCCGAGGAATGCGCGAAGGCCCTCGTCGACGCGCTGGAATCGAAGGACTGCTCGCGCGCTTCCCTGTCGGCCTACCAGAAGGCGTGGTTCGAGCGCGTGGGGGCCGAGGTCAAGCGGGGACTCCTGCTCCACCGGGCCTTCGCAAGGCTCAGCGACAAGCAGTTCGAGACGATATTCGGCCTGATCGACAGGGAGGACATACTGGACATCATAACGAAGAAGGGGGACATGGACTATCCCTCGAAGATCGGCTGGCGGCTCGTCAAGAAGGAGCCCAGGTTGCTCAAGTTCGCGTCGCCCGCTCTAAGAGCCCTTTTCTGCTGA
- the nadC gene encoding carboxylating nicotinate-nucleotide diphosphorylase, with protein MDAAAFLKEDLGHGDITSDALIGDVDAEAMIFAKEDCILAGLEEAAAIFGHLGVETETDFRDGQRIGKFTKVMLLRGKAKAMLAGERVALNFLMRMSGIATQTWELTNKCRERNPDVSVAATRKTTPGFRFFEKKAVMLGGGDPHRFRLDDAFLIKDNHLKVVGSVKEAIKRAKAGHFNKKVEVEVETEEEAMEAAQAGADIIMLDNMPPDIGRVVAGKIREISHCTIEVSGGINPQNIVDYADYADIISLGWITHSVRAIDFSLEIKELSRKGLLERATRT; from the coding sequence ATGGACGCTGCCGCGTTTCTGAAGGAGGACCTCGGGCACGGCGACATCACCTCCGATGCCCTGATCGGCGATGTGGACGCCGAGGCGATGATCTTCGCGAAGGAGGACTGCATCCTCGCCGGATTGGAGGAGGCCGCGGCGATATTCGGTCATCTGGGTGTCGAGACGGAAACGGATTTCCGGGACGGACAGAGGATCGGGAAGTTCACAAAGGTGATGCTGCTCAGGGGCAAGGCCAAGGCGATGCTGGCGGGCGAAAGAGTTGCGCTCAACTTCCTCATGAGGATGAGCGGTATCGCGACCCAGACATGGGAGCTCACGAACAAGTGCCGCGAGAGGAATCCAGACGTGAGCGTAGCGGCCACGAGAAAGACCACGCCAGGGTTCAGGTTCTTCGAGAAGAAGGCTGTCATGCTCGGAGGGGGCGACCCGCACAGGTTCAGGCTGGACGACGCGTTCCTCATCAAGGACAACCACCTGAAGGTCGTCGGGTCCGTGAAGGAGGCGATCAAGCGGGCCAAGGCGGGACACTTCAACAAGAAGGTCGAGGTGGAGGTCGAGACGGAGGAGGAGGCCATGGAAGCAGCTCAGGCAGGAGCTGACATAATCATGCTGGACAACATGCCTCCGGACATCGGAAGGGTCGTGGCGGGGAAGATAAGGGAGATCTCGCATTGCACGATCGAGGTCTCCGGCGGGATCAACCCGCAGAACATCGTGGACTACGCGGACTACGCGGACATCATCTCCCTGGGATGGATAACGCACTCCGTTCGTGCGATAGACTTCTCGCTCGAGATCAAGGAGCTCAGCAGAAAAGGGCTCTTAGAGCGGGCGACGCGAACTTGA
- a CDS encoding MBL fold metallo-hydrolase has protein sequence MEANFLGGAHEVGSLACLLRNGPDEILLDYGMTPAKPPKYPRPAPPVGHVMLTHSHIDHSGMIPWLCGRHDTRVLATPMTFLVAEMLTHDTLKIAEYEGYPKPYGKEDIERMRENFEPVLFDEVIRVGDTEVRVHSAGHVPGAAMYEMVGDKSVLFTGDIHTIPTGLVRGAKPVKCDVLILESTYAGRDHENRQKVEYKFLKKVEEIVNRGGKVIVPSFAVGRTQEVLLSLANSNFEVWLDGMGQAINRHYLSMPEFLRNPKKLRRAVRKTRMVRSPRARGMALKGDVIVCTSGMLDGGPVLEYINRVRRDKKSGILLTGYQVEGTNGRMLQEEGKINLYGATQEIECEVCSFDFSAHAGHSELLTFIERCDPDKVVYCHGDNREELASQVEGRENVLPVEGEWMEL, from the coding sequence ATGGAAGCTAATTTCCTTGGCGGGGCCCACGAGGTCGGAAGCCTGGCATGTCTCTTGAGGAACGGTCCCGACGAGATACTGCTCGACTACGGGATGACTCCCGCCAAGCCACCCAAGTACCCGAGGCCCGCGCCTCCGGTTGGGCATGTCATGCTGACCCATTCGCACATAGACCACTCGGGCATGATCCCCTGGCTGTGCGGCAGGCACGACACGAGGGTCCTCGCGACGCCCATGACATTTCTCGTCGCGGAGATGCTGACCCATGACACGCTCAAGATCGCGGAGTACGAGGGATACCCCAAACCCTACGGTAAGGAGGACATCGAGCGGATGCGGGAGAACTTCGAGCCGGTCCTCTTCGACGAGGTCATCAGGGTCGGCGATACGGAGGTCCGCGTGCATTCGGCGGGCCACGTACCCGGGGCAGCCATGTACGAGATGGTGGGGGACAAGAGCGTCCTGTTCACCGGCGACATCCACACGATACCCACGGGACTCGTGCGAGGGGCCAAGCCCGTCAAGTGCGACGTACTGATTCTCGAGTCCACATACGCCGGACGGGACCACGAGAACCGGCAGAAGGTGGAGTACAAGTTCCTCAAGAAGGTGGAGGAGATCGTCAACCGCGGCGGGAAGGTCATAGTCCCCTCGTTCGCGGTGGGAAGGACGCAGGAGGTCCTCCTCTCCCTCGCCAACAGCAACTTCGAGGTCTGGCTCGACGGCATGGGCCAGGCGATCAACAGGCATTACCTCAGCATGCCCGAGTTCCTGAGGAACCCGAAGAAACTCAGGCGGGCGGTGAGGAAAACCAGGATGGTGAGGAGCCCGAGGGCGAGAGGGATGGCCCTGAAGGGCGACGTCATCGTCTGCACGAGCGGGATGCTGGACGGCGGGCCCGTCCTCGAGTACATCAACCGCGTGAGGAGGGACAAGAAGAGCGGGATACTGCTCACGGGCTACCAGGTGGAGGGGACCAACGGCCGGATGCTCCAGGAAGAGGGCAAGATCAACCTCTACGGCGCCACGCAGGAGATCGAGTGCGAGGTCTGCTCCTTCGACTTCTCCGCGCACGCTGGACATTCCGAGCTGCTTACGTTCATAGAGCGCTGCGACCCCGACAAGGTCGTCTACTGCCACGGCGACAACCGCGAGGAGCTCGCGAGCCAGGTGGAGGGCAGGGAGAACGTGCTCCCGGTCGAGGGCGAGTGGATGGAATTGTAG